One Candidatus Methylomirabilota bacterium genomic window carries:
- a CDS encoding AraC family transcriptional regulator yields the protein MRTIDSARSALFSAWFAGEAYQKHRHDTYAIGVTDSGVQVFDYRSSVHASTPGHAVVLYPDEVHDGHAGTDEGFGYRIVYVEPFLLTDAVRTLRGRPYSLPFVSEPVSTNAILSRAVDAAFRAPLEPLAVDGLIVDLAQGLMAGERGGAGSVISRRVDVRAIERARQFLDAEKTRVVRSRELESVTGLTRYDLARQFRIMFGTSPYRYLLMRRLDLARERIHRERPLVEVAFDAGFADQAHFTRAFRSAFGLTPARYRALRASQRSSAAPASDLPAKSSMG from the coding sequence ATGAGGACGATCGACAGCGCGAGAAGCGCGCTATTCAGCGCGTGGTTCGCTGGCGAGGCGTATCAGAAACATCGCCACGACACGTATGCGATCGGTGTGACCGACTCCGGCGTCCAGGTCTTCGACTACCGGAGCTCCGTCCATGCGAGTACTCCAGGGCACGCGGTCGTGCTGTATCCGGACGAGGTCCACGACGGACACGCGGGCACCGACGAGGGATTCGGGTATCGGATCGTCTATGTGGAACCGTTTCTTCTCACGGACGCGGTACGGACCCTCCGCGGAAGGCCCTATTCGCTGCCGTTCGTGAGCGAGCCCGTGTCGACGAACGCGATCCTGTCGCGAGCCGTCGACGCGGCCTTTCGCGCTCCGCTGGAACCGCTGGCCGTGGACGGCCTCATCGTGGACCTGGCGCAAGGGTTGATGGCCGGAGAGCGGGGTGGTGCCGGATCCGTCATCTCCCGACGCGTCGACGTCCGGGCCATCGAACGGGCTCGGCAGTTCCTGGACGCCGAGAAGACCCGGGTCGTGCGTTCGCGAGAGCTGGAGTCGGTCACGGGATTGACACGCTACGATCTGGCGCGGCAGTTCAGGATCATGTTCGGGACCAGTCCCTACCGCTATCTGCTCATGCGCCGGCTCGATTTGGCCCGGGAGCGGATTCACCGGGAGCGCCCGCTGGTCGAGGTCGCGTTCGACGCGGGATTCGCCGATCAGGCGCACTTCACGCGAGCCTTCAGATCGGCGTTCGGACTGACTCCTGCGCGGTACCGTGCGTTGAGGGCGAGTCAGCGTTCGTCAGCCGCGCCGGCCTCGGACCTCCCCGCGAAGTCCTCGATGGGCC
- the fabG gene encoding 3-oxoacyl-ACP reductase FabG — translation MRLQDRMALVTGGGRGIGRAIALAFAREGAHLAVVARTAPEIEAVAAQCRALGRRAVAIPCDITDGARVDAAVRAATEALGPIQILVNNAGLAVSAKLADTDDALWARHLAVNLTGAFYMSRAVLPGMLAARWGRIVNIASTAARQGFPYVAAYVAAKHGLLGLTRALAAEVVAAGVTVNAICPGYVATDLTWESARRIQQKTGRSYEEAVQSLAAFSPQKRLVEPEEVAALAVLLASEEARGVTGQAWNVDGGAVQS, via the coding sequence GTGCGTCTCCAGGACCGCATGGCCCTCGTCACCGGTGGCGGGCGCGGCATCGGCCGCGCGATCGCCCTGGCCTTCGCCCGCGAAGGGGCCCACTTGGCGGTGGTCGCGCGCACGGCCCCCGAGATCGAGGCGGTCGCCGCCCAGTGCCGGGCGCTCGGCCGGCGGGCCGTCGCCATCCCCTGCGACATCACCGACGGGGCCCGGGTGGACGCGGCCGTGCGTGCGGCCACCGAGGCCCTGGGGCCGATCCAGATCCTGGTCAACAACGCGGGCCTCGCCGTCTCCGCCAAGCTGGCCGACACCGACGACGCCCTGTGGGCGCGTCACCTCGCGGTGAACCTGACCGGCGCCTTCTACATGAGCCGGGCGGTCCTGCCCGGGATGCTCGCCGCCCGGTGGGGCCGCATCGTCAACATCGCGTCCACGGCGGCCCGGCAGGGCTTTCCCTATGTCGCCGCCTACGTCGCCGCCAAGCACGGTCTGCTCGGGCTCACCCGGGCGCTGGCCGCCGAGGTCGTCGCGGCGGGGGTCACCGTCAACGCCATCTGTCCCGGCTACGTCGCGACCGACCTCACCTGGGAGAGCGCCCGGCGTATCCAGCAGAAGACCGGCCGGTCGTACGAGGAGGCGGTGCAATCCCTGGCCGCGTTCTCACCCCAGAAGCGGCTCGTCGAGCCCGAGGAGGTGGCAGCCCTCGCGGTGCTGCTGGCCTCCGAGGAGGCCCGCGGGGTCACCGGACAGGCGTGGAACGTGGACGGCGGGGCCGTCCAGTCGTGA
- a CDS encoding type II toxin-antitoxin system prevent-host-death family antitoxin: protein MSRLKKTKIVPALAARTQLGQIMKEVQSGQVRVLVEKSGVPMVGIISAEEFQRVVAEREARFEVVDRIRRRLPSVSDAEIQRDVGEALKQVRRRRRA, encoded by the coding sequence GTGTCAAGGCTCAAGAAAACTAAGATCGTTCCAGCCCTTGCGGCCCGGACCCAGCTGGGTCAGATCATGAAGGAGGTCCAGAGCGGCCAAGTCCGCGTGCTCGTTGAGAAGTCCGGGGTCCCCATGGTGGGCATCATCAGCGCCGAGGAGTTCCAGCGGGTGGTCGCCGAACGGGAGGCCCGCTTCGAGGTCGTCGATCGTATTCGCCGGCGGTTGCCGAGCGTTTCCGACGCCGAGATCCAACGCGACGTGGGCGAGGCCCTGAAGCAGGTCCGCCGCCGCCGTCGTGCTTAG
- a CDS encoding putative toxin-antitoxin system toxin component, PIN family, whose amino-acid sequence MLLDTNQLISSLVSTRGPQRELVDAWRRRAFLLLLTAEQLEEVREVLGRPKIARKYRISPADRQAFLDLLRAEVILLPDEPAPGVCRDPDDDHLLGCAAAGGVEYLVTGDRDLLSVRRFRETSIVDARAFLGLLST is encoded by the coding sequence GTGCTGCTGGACACGAACCAGCTGATCAGTAGCCTCGTGAGCACCCGTGGGCCTCAGCGCGAGCTCGTGGATGCGTGGCGCCGGCGAGCGTTCCTGCTGCTCCTGACGGCGGAGCAACTCGAAGAAGTGCGCGAGGTCCTCGGGCGGCCGAAGATCGCGCGGAAGTATCGAATCTCGCCCGCTGATCGCCAGGCATTCCTCGACCTGCTTCGCGCAGAGGTAATTCTTCTCCCCGACGAGCCGGCGCCCGGTGTCTGCCGCGATCCGGACGACGATCACCTCCTTGGGTGCGCCGCGGCCGGGGGCGTCGAGTACCTCGTCACCGGCGACAGGGACCTCCTGAGCGTCCGCCGGTTCCGAGAAACGTCCATCGTCGACGCGCGAGCCTTCCTGGGACTCTTGTCCACGTAG